The following coding sequences lie in one Babylonia areolata isolate BAREFJ2019XMU chromosome 7, ASM4173473v1, whole genome shotgun sequence genomic window:
- the LOC143283775 gene encoding arylsulfatase B-like, with product MRVVPAILLFLALVAVCWGKKPHILFIMADDWGWGDVGWSEYAQIPTPRLEELKAEGLELMQFYNQPKCTAARAALMTARYPYKMGLQSNRVFNRVTNNTLDMSLKILPGYFKDLGYHTHMVGKWHLGHCNHNATPIGRGFDTHFGSFFNTDNHFTFTTNGLYDWSYNNEVYFAANGTYSAHLVSNHTQYVLEKHFGDETTKEEPVFVYVPYLVPHKPAMVPQSYIDNTSCKNLPKYVMIKGENVTNDRRIYCGMVAAMDEGIGNITDTLRSLGVIDDFIIVITSDNGGAVNVGAGNYPLRGNKQTVYEGGTRVRTLLRAPRFLNPCNSKGEYNGLIHVTDVLPTLMDAAGGDLSVLPDDMDGMSAWPYIKFGHPTNRHWMVYNIDSERKLGAIRFKNGTANFKFIYTNATPYEVGYRYLDPRPPAEQEEDPRKAGYRSTGAYYLYNLDTNPDERVPEGDRFPDAALANPDIFQMMKQKLENLTAEEVDPPVYGSLAGTGFKDGGYFNVKGC from the exons ATGAGAGTGGTTCCTGCCATCCTGCTGTTCCTGGCACTGGTTGCCGTGTGCTGGGGCAAAAAGCCCCACATCCTCTTCATCATGGCTGACGACTGGGGCTGGGGGGACGTGGGCTGGAGCGAGTATGCTCAGATCCCCACCCCTAGGCTGGAAGAGCTGAAGGCAGAAGGTCTGGAACTGATGCAGTTCTACAATCAGCCCAAGTGTACTGCCGCACGGGCTGCTCTCATGACGGCCAG ATATCCGTACAAGATGGGCTTGCAGAGCAATCGGGTGTTCAACAGGGTGACTAACAATACCCTGGACATGAGCCTGAAGATTCTTCCTGGCTACTTCAAAGATCTTGGGTACCACACCCACATGGTGGGAAAGTGGCACCTTGGACATTGCAACCATAACGCCACTCCCATTGGCAGAGG GTTCGATACCCACTTCGGATCTTTTTTCAACACGGACAATCACTTCACATTTACAACAAACGGGCTCTATGACTGGAGCTATAACAACGAAGTCTACTTTGCGGCCAACGGAACTTACTCAGCCCATCTGGTCTCCAACCACACGCAGTACGTGCTGGAGAAGCACTTTGGCGATGAGACCACAAAAGAGGAGCCCGTCTTCGTGTACGTTCCTTATCTGGTGCCCCACAAGCCTGCTATG gtGCCACAAAGTTATATCGATAATACCAGCTGTAAGAATCTGCCCAAATACGTCATGATCAAAGGGGAAAACGTGACAAACGACCGCCGCATTTATTGCGGCATGGTGGCGGCCATGGATGAAGGCATCGGCAACATCACTGACACCCTCAGAAGCTTGGGCGTCATCGAcgatttcatcatcgtcatcacgagCGATAACGGTGGTGCTGTGAATGTCGGTGCTGGTAACTACCCGCTGAGAGGAAACAAGCAGACGGTATACGAg GGAGGAACGAGGGTTCGAACCTTGCTCCGAGCCCCAAGGTTTCTGAACCCGTGTAATTCGAAGGGAGAGTACAACGGATTGATTCACGTCACTGACGTCCTGCCCACCCTGATGGATGCTGCTGGAGGGGACCTGTCTGTGCTGCCAG ATGACATGGACGGAATGAGTGCCTGGCCCTACATCAAGTTCGGACACCCCACTAACCGTCACTGGATGGTCTACAACATTGACAGCGAGAGAAAGCTGGGCGCTATCCGCTTCAAGAATGGCACGGCCAACTTCAAGTTCATCTACACCAATGCCACTCCTTA TGAAGTGGGCTACAGATACCTGGACCCACGCCCCCCAGCCGAGCAAGAGGAAGACCCAAGGAAGGCCGGGTACCGCAGCACCGGGGCCTACTACCTGTACAACCTGGACACCAATCCCGACGAGAGAGTGCCGGAAGGAGACAGGTTCCCGGACGCAGCCCTGGCCAACCCAGACATCTTCCAGATGATGAAGCAGAAGCTGGAAAACCTCACTGCAGAGGAGGTAGATCCACCCGTCTACGGATCTTTGGCAGGCACCGGATTTAAGGATGGAGGGTATTTCAATGTGAAGGGCTGTTAA